The DNA region AAAGAAGGAAGCCTAACCGCTCACTCATGTTTGCATTGCAGTTCATATGGCATTTGTATAGGTTACAAATGGTATATGCCTCAATATGAAATCTTTCGGTTAAAGATAAAattcagtacagcacagcattaTGATGGCCACTTTGCATAGAACTGTGCACTTTTATGGCACGCACGGCCCGACAGGCCTACACTTTTGCGCCTCACACAATAATATGTACGGAGGGAGTTGTAGGAATATGTCTTAGAGCAGTTCTTTAACATTGTGCTCTAACAGAATGTCACTAACTCTGAAACTCTGGGAATCAGCCCAGGTAGCAACAATGTATGCAAGGGCCCCTATAGGCCAGTAACTGATAACAGCCAAGGATAAAACCTAAGCTGAAGCTGTGAGCTGGAGGAACTTCCCCAGCAACCCATTGTGATTGCTGTAATTCTGTCTTGTAACCAGTAAACCGTATTTTGTTAACTCAACTTGATGTCCGTCGTCCTCCCTTACCCAACACGCGGAAGGACTATTACATGTACAGAGTCCAAATGCATGCAGTGTTTGCACCTTTACAGCTGTTATCAACCTCCACTCTTTTGGACTCTCTTTCAATGTCCACAACATTGTATAGTTCCTATTGAAATGTGGAAATGCTAATTTATTCAGAAGAGAGTGCTCAGTGTTCAGTGTGAGGTCTGACACTGAGGTTGGAGGAGAAGGCTTGGCTTGCAATATCTGTTCCAATTTAGTTTATGCTCAAAGGTGTTGGTGGATGGTGTAGAGCGCCCTGTTTACTGTAAGCCCTAACAACTTTAACGTGTCTTTATGGACCATGCTTTGAGCACTGTATGAACTAGACTAAACCCAGAAAACCTATCTGAATGTCAGTCTTGTTAAAGTTTGCCCTAGAGCAATATTGGCCGTCTCAATATAGAATGCTCAATGTTCAGTAGGTTTGGTCTTTAAGATCTCTACTTTGTTGGCATGCCTGCTGCTAGGCCAGTGgttctatttctatttctagAGGCCAGACCAACAAAATAGTTTACTGTGAGCTCTAGGGAGAACGTCAGAACCATCTATCTTCTCCACAATTGGCTTAACGTTGTTCTACTGCGCTGTCAATGTCTTGTACAACATCTGGTAGTGAAATCTAATACgaccaaatactgtatgtagcagggtaggctatttggAAAAACAGATGTTTCctcctttgtttttaaaaataattctgtTCACACTAATTCTATAAACGGCTGGGGAAGGGTGTCGCCAACCCCTCGAACAGTGCAATCAGATATTTCAAACAAATGAGGGACTGACATGTCCCGCAAACACTGTTTTTCCCTGGTTGAAAGTGAAATCAGAGCTttcccatacagtatatccactttGACAGAAGTTTTCAGAAATACTTTTaggtgataaaacctccgtttttgTGTCAATGAAGGGTCGAACCACATGGAAGTAATGTGAATTTTTTAGCCACAGCGTTTTTGTTGCaaacaaaatcaacctaagcgtgCTCAGATGACTCGATATGACGAGgcactgttgctcatctgtccattaTCGTACAAAGCCCAATTTGATTGACCAAACCAGAGCTGTCTGCACCATAGTTTCTCCACAATGGACCAAGTTCAGACCAATCTTCCCGACCTCAATTATTGTGGGCGGGGCTAAATTCAGTTGGCCTCCAGGCTATTATGTAATGAATGTATGTAGTGAAAATGTTCAATTTTTAAACATATTACAACTTAGTCAGGTTTCCCTGGTGTGTGCTTTCAGTGTAACTGTTTTAAGAGTGGTTCTGGTTAAGAATATGTTTCCTTTTTTGTTCGGTTTTGTTGTCAGCTGCCTATACTTGAGCGATGGAGGCCAACACTGAGTGCGACTACGCCTTGGCACAGGAGAGGGGGCCAGATGGAGGGggtaaacacagactctcaagCAGAAAGCGTTTGGCAGATGAGTTTGAACAGAAAAGGAGGTTGTATGACTGCTTGCAGTGTGGGAAAAGTTTTTCCTATCTGTCGTCACTTACTCGCCATCAGAAAAGTCATACCGGACATAAACGTTTTACATGCCTGCGGTGTGGGAAAAGTTTTCCCAATGCATCAATTCTCACTAGCCATCAGAAGACTCATAAGGTAGAGAAGCGATACCATTGCTCAGATTGTGGGAAAGCTTTTCCTAAATTGAGTAAACTGAAAGAACACCAAAGAAACCACACCGTAGAGAGGCCTTATACATGCCCGCATTGTGGGaaaggtttctctctctcatcgtcCCTCAGCCGCCATCAGAAGACTCATTTCGTAGAGGAACCTTACAGCTGCTCAGATTGTGGGGAAATCTATACGGAGTTGAGTAAAATCAAAGAACACCAGAGAATGCATCCTGTACCGAAGCCGTATACATGCCCTCAGTGTGGCAAAGGCTTCTCAAAGCCACCGGCTCTCGCTCGTCATCAGGAGTGTCATACAAAGGAAAAGCCGCACTgctgttcagattgtggaaaagCCTTTCGCAATGTGACCGGATTGAATTTACACCAGAGAATCCACACTGGTGAGAAGCCTTATAAATGTTTACAGTGTGGGAAAAGTTTCAACTTTTTGGATAATCTTAGGGTACACGAGAGGACTCACACTGGCGAGAGACCACATTCTTGCTCCGTGTGTGGGAAGAGATTTGTTACTTTAAGTTGCCTTGAAAGTCATCTTAAAGTGCACAATGGAGACAAACCGTATCACTGCACAAAGTGTGGAAGTAGGTTTGCGAGATTAGGTGAATGGAAAACCCATGAAAGGCTTCACACCGGCGAGAAGCCGTATGTCTGCACACTGTGCGACAAGCGCTTTTCTCAGCATCCTCATCTAAAAACTCACTTGCggacacatactggagagaagccgTTCCACTGTTCACATTGTGGCAAAGACTTCTCTCAGGGCAGCCATCTTACGGTGCACCTCaggacccatactggagaaaggCCCTATCGGTGCCCTCAGTGTGAGAAGTCCTTCTCTACATTGAGTACTCTTAAGGGTCACCTCAGggttcacactggagagaaaccTTACCCCTGCTCTGAATGTGGAAAGTGCTTTTCCCAGTGCAGTCAACGGAACACTCACCAACGAAAGAAAAAATGCAGTAAGTATGGTAGCTTATGGAAACACTGGTGGCGTTAGATGGTGGCTTTGTTTAAAGGGGAAATCTGGTGTTGAATGGCttttagatacagtatgttaaagtgacatttcaccgCAATAGTGTCAGTGATGTTTAGGAGGTGTAGTTGTCTTAGAATATATTGC from Sardina pilchardus chromosome 1, fSarPil1.1, whole genome shotgun sequence includes:
- the LOC134077506 gene encoding zinc finger protein OZF-like, which encodes MEANTECDYALAQERGPDGGGKHRLSSRKRLADEFEQKRRLYDCLQCGKSFSYLSSLTRHQKSHTGHKRFTCLRCGKSFPNASILTSHQKTHKVEKRYHCSDCGKAFPKLSKLKEHQRNHTVERPYTCPHCGKGFSLSSSLSRHQKTHFVEEPYSCSDCGEIYTELSKIKEHQRMHPVPKPYTCPQCGKGFSKPPALARHQECHTKEKPHCCSDCGKAFRNVTGLNLHQRIHTGEKPYKCLQCGKSFNFLDNLRVHERTHTGERPHSCSVCGKRFVTLSCLESHLKVHNGDKPYHCTKCGSRFARLGEWKTHERLHTGEKPYVCTLCDKRFSQHPHLKTHLRTHTGEKPFHCSHCGKDFSQGSHLTVHLRTHTGERPYRCPQCEKSFSTLSTLKGHLRVHTGEKPYPCSECGKCFSQCSQRNTHQRKKKCTAYT